In Arachis hypogaea cultivar Tifrunner chromosome 2, arahy.Tifrunner.gnm2.J5K5, whole genome shotgun sequence, a genomic segment contains:
- the LOC140180905 gene encoding limonoid 7-O-acetyltransferse-like: MSWFTPAEHTSEHGLSLDELVSKLKNSIQEVDKDFVARLLSDEEESSIIGDVLRNFGSKTRDKALERLGFTSWCNFGFYDADFGWEKPMWVSPIGLTSTYVVTNMIILVDTRFNSKMV, encoded by the coding sequence ATGTCCTGGTTCACACCAGCAGAACACACGAGTGAACATGGGTTGAGTTTGGATGAGTTGGTGAGTAAATTGAAGAACTCAATCCAAGAAGTTGATAAAGATTTTGTTGCAAGATTGCTAAGTGATGAGGAGGAAAGTTCAATTATAGGAGATGTTCTTAGGAATTTTGGCAGTAAAACAAGAGATAAGGCATTGGAAAGATTAGGTTTTACTAGTTGGTGTAACTTTGGATTCTATGATGCAGATTTTGGGTGGGAAAAACCTATGTGGGTGAGTCCTATTGGTTTAACAAGTACTTATGTGGTTACGAATATGATAATCTTGGTTGATACTAGGTTCAATTCAAAGATGGTATAG
- the LOC112717846 gene encoding epi-neemfruitin B 7-O-acetyltransferse L7AT-like: MEKIKVEIISRENIRPSSPTLSPLRTFKYSILDQLVPFPHAVAILFYPSQNLSEFPKRLELLKQSLSETLTLFYPLAGKTKDDLSIDCNDEGANFVVAKVNCPISKFLRKPDLNSLNMFFPITPYLEETTTGAHVTNIQVNVFDCGGIAIGFCISHKIIDGESVNTFLKVWTERADSKRNSKPLTEPNFATSSLFPAGTFYFRDLSKKTWGSLLKEEKWVTRRILFKNSTIATLKAQIVAKSSSDPLKKHLNTPTRVQILSALLWKCFMAASKAQFGIQRPSMVINTVNLRRKMEESLHPENSIGNFLWFTTSEHMSEHEVSLDELVSKLKKSVEEVDKDFVARLQSEEEGSSIMENALRKISGETWSINKGEEALESLAFNSWINFAGYDADFGWGKPIWGSSVGKEGNLVLANKIILIDTNSKDGIEAWVTLDEEKMKHLVSSTELLTYGTLDPSPLPDSSKL, from the coding sequence AtggaaaaaattaaagttgaaattatTTCTAGAGAAAATATTCGACCTTCTTCCCCCACACTCTCTCCCTTAAGAACCTTCAAATACTCCATTTTAGATCAACTTGTTCCCTTTCCTCATGCAGTAGCCATCTTATTCTACCCCTCACAAAATCTGTCTGAATTCCCAAAGAGATTAGAGTTGCTTAAACAATCATTATCTGAAACACTAACACTATTTTACCCTCTTGCTGGAAAGACCAAAGATGATTTGTCCATTGATTGCAATGATGAAGGTGCTAACTTTGTAGTAGCAAAAGTGAATTGTCCTATTTCAAAGTTTCTAAGGAAGCCTGATTTGAATTCGCTGAACATGTTTTTTCCAATTACTCCATACTTGGAGGAAACAACCACAGGAGCTCATGTGACTAACATTCAAGTTAATGTCTTTGATTGTGGTGGAATTGCAATTGGATTTTGCATTTCTCATAAGATCATTGATGGTGAATCAGTTAACACCTTCCTGAAGGTGTGGACAGAAAGAGCCGACAGCAAACGCAATTCAAAACCTTTGACAGAACCAAACTTTGCTACAAGTTCGTTGTTCCCTGCAGGTACTTTTTATTTCAGAGACTTGTCAAAGAAAACCTGGGGTTCCCTTCTTAAGGAAGAAAAATGGGTCACAAGGAGGATTTTGTTCAAAAATTCAACTATTGCCACCCTCAAGGCTCAAATAGTGGCAAAATCTTCATCTGATCCATTGAAGAAACATCTTAATACCCCTACACGTGTTCAGATACTTTCTGCATTGTTGTGGAAGTGTTTCATGGCCGCTTCAAAGGCTCAATTTGGAATTCAAAGGCCTTCTATGGTGATTAACACAGTGAACCTTCGCCGAAAAATGGAAGAGTCTCTACATCCTGAGAATTCTATAGGAAATTTTTTGTGGTTTACAACTTCAGAACACATGAGTGAGCATGAGGTGAGTTTGGATGAGTTGGTGAGCAAACTGAAGAAGTCAGTTGAAGAAGTTGATAAGGATTTTGTTGCAAGATTGCAAAGTGAAGAGGAGGGGAGTTCAATCATGGAAAATGCTCTAAGAAAAATTAGTGGTGAAACATGGTCTATTAATAAGGGTGAGGAGGCATTGGAAAGTTTAGCTTTTAATAGTTGGATTAACTTTGCAGGCTATGATGCTGATTTTGGATGGGGAAAACCTATATGGGGGAGTAGTGTTGGTAAAGAGGGTAATTTAGTGTTAGCgaataagataattttaattgatactAACTCCAAAGATGGTATAGAAGCTTGGGTTACCTTGGATGAGGAGAAAATGAAGCATTTGGTATCAAGCACTGAATTACTCACTTATGGAACTCTTGATCCAAGCCCTTTGCCCGATAGCTCAAAATTATAG